From bacterium:
GCCCCCTACACCAGCTCGTAGATGTCGACGTACATCCCCACCACCTTCCCGCCGCTCAGGTGGCCGACGAGGACCTCTTCGGTCTTGCCGGGGGTGCCGCTGATCGCCAGGTGGATGTGGACGTAGGGCTGGGGTTCGTCCCATACGACATCCCCCATGACGCGGGGCGGGGCATCGGGCCAGGAGATGTTTCCGAGGCCGAGAAGCTCCTGCTTCTCCTTGAAGGCGCGCGGATCGATGTCAAAACCCTCGTTGCTCTTGAAGCCTGTCACCATGTCGGTCTCGGCGAGCGCCCCGAAGATGAAGACAGAGCCCGCGCGGATGTTCTTCTCCTTCACAAACCGGTTCAACTCGCCGAAAAAATCGTCGCCCCTCTCGAAAACGAGCTGGTAAATCCTCCCGAATTTCTTCTCATGGACCTTCATCGGATTTTCCTCCCCTGTCCGGCTCCCCTTATCCGGCACGCACTTCGTCGTAGAGGCGCTCGAGCCCGGCCCGGAAGGTGTCCTTCCGCTGCTGCGACCAGTAGGCGCCCCGGCTGTCGTCGGACTCGAAATATTTACCGAAAACATCTTCCCGCACCGCATCCTCCCGATCCATCCCCTTCTCAAGGAGGGAAACCATGTCTGCCCGCATCCCGCCGATGTAGTCCCGCAGGCGGCGGACGACCTCCATCCCGCATATCTCGCCGTGGCCCGGGACGATGGTCTCGACGGGCAGGGCCTCCACCCAGTCGAGGGCGGCAAGCCACTCGGCCGCGTTGGCGTCGCGCATCCCGGGCGAAGGACCGTTGATGACGATATCGCCCGAGAAGAGAACACCCTCCTCGGGCACGTAGACCGAGCTGCAGGCGGGCGAGTGCCCGCCCAGGCGGCGGATCTCGAACGTCAGCGGCGGAAGATAGAGGTTCAGCGCATCCTCGAAGCAGATCCGGGGGAGCGGCACCCGGGCCGCCGCGATGGCGTCGGCTTCCTCTGCGCATCCTTGATCCCGAAGCGTTTCGACGAATATTTTTTTTGAGAAATCGTTGTCGCCCTTTGCGATCTCATCGAACACATACCGCGGCGCGATGAACTCCACCTCCGGCACGAAGGCCGATCCCGTGGTGTGATCGCCGTGATAGTCGGTGGCGATCAGATACCGGATGCCCGTAGGGCTCAGCGCGCCGAGCTTCTCCAGCCAGTCCTTCGAGTCGGTGGGCCGGACAGGGCAATCCAGCAGCAGCACCCCGGCCTCCGTAACGGCCGCGCCGACGTTCGCCCAGCTGTACGCGGTTTCCGCGTAGAGATGTTCACTCAGTTGGCGCAAAGCACACCTCCCGGAAAATGCGACGCACGATCAGTGCATCGGCGAGAAAGAAGCGGGCATCCATATCTCCGAGTTCTGGGAGATGACCGAGGCGCGGGAGCTCTCTTTCGTACCGGGCGGCCAGTTGATCTTCGGGTAGCTCCCCCGCACCTCGGCGCGGTGGTTCAGGTCCCGGTAGGGCCAGAAATGGATGTATTCTTCCTGATCCTCGTACTGGATATAGAAAAAGGCAACGCACTTGGAGAGCGTCTCTCTTTCGGCGAGGTACCGTCCCCAACTGGCGAACACGCTGCTTTCGATGGCGCCGGGAAACGCCGCGTAGGTGCGCACCTCGTAGACGCCGCCGTGGGCGCCCGGAAGGGGCGCGGGAAGGAAGGGCGGGGTCTTCACCATCTTGGACACCTCCGTCTTGACCAGCTTCTCGGCCGGCAGCCCCTGGAGGTAGGTCTGCCCCTCTTCCCACTGTGCCATATCTTCGTACGCCCAGACGTGGAGGACGCGGTTCAAATCGCCGATGTCGCAGTGAAACGAGCCCCGCAGGGAGGCCGCCATCGGCCCCTTCTCCAGATGCGCCCCAAAAATTTCGTTGTACTCAGCCGCCCCCCGGTTCTGGAGACTCCGGAACTGAAGTTCATGGATCACAGGTCAAACCCCCTCAGAAACAATGCGCCGCCCCGTGCCGGGGAGCAGCAGCGCCAGGAAGAACTCCGCGAACAGCAAAATGAGCAGAACGTGAAGGGCCGCCTGGAGCCCGAAATAATCTCCCAGCGCGCCCGTCGCGGTCAGCGTGAGGCCCGAGACAAACCAGTTTCCCCCCTGAAGAAGGCTGGCGGCAAGCGCCGGCCGGCCCGGAAGGAGTTCCTGCGCGTAGGCCACGCTCACCCCCATGGATGCGTGCAGCACCAGGCCGAGCGGAAGGATGAGGAGCAGCTTCCCGATCCCTCCGGCCTGAAGAAACGCGAGCAGGAGGGGAAAAGACGCAAGCGCGGAGAGCACGATCACCTTTTTCCTCCCCATCAGATCCGAAAGCCATCCCCCCGCCACGCTCCCCGCACCCCCCGAGACGAGGATAAAGGTCAGGGCCGTTCCTCCCGTCCAGAGCGATTCCCCGCGGGCGGCAAAATAGAGGGGGAGAAAGGCATACAGGTTGATGGTGACCGTATTGCGGAGGATCGAGATGCCGTAGAGAAACGCCATCGCCCCCCAGCCCTCTCTGCTTCCCCCCGACCCCGCTGCCGCGCGCGGCGCCTCTTCCCGCTCCTGCGGCCGCGGCGGAAAATAATAGAGCGCCGCCATGGAGAGGCCATAAAATCCCGTCGCCGCGACAAGGCCCTCGAGTCCGAACCAGGACACCAGGGCCAGCGCGATGATGGGCCCTGCCGACTGGCCGATTCTTCCTGCGGCCACATAGGTCGCCATAACGAGCCCGCGCCGCGTCCCCGAAAGCTCGCGGGCCCGTGCCGCGGCGGCGGGATGAAAACACGCGCCGCCGAACGCGGCCACCGAGAGCATTCCGGTCAGGCCCCAGAAGCCTGTCGCCAGGCCGAAACCACTCCGGAAAAAACCCACCACCAAAGGAGTGGAAAGAAGCCACCAGCGGCCCGGGTAGCGATCGATCAGCCATCCGAACAGGGGTTGCGGCACGGAGTTGAACACGCTCCGGATCGCCATGATCGTGCCGATCATGGTGAGGCTCAACCCCAGCTTGGCCGCCACCAGGGGCGCCAGGGGCGCGAAAAATCCGCTCGACATGTCGTTGACGGCATGCGCGAAGACGAGCGCGGCGAAGGGGACTTTCTGAATCCCTTCGCGGTCCTCCGGTTTTTTCTGCGGCGGGGCGTCGGCTTTCAAATTTCCCTTTCAGGTTCCGCGAACGGCGCCCGGGCACGCGGCGGCGGGTCTAGCGGCAAGCCTAGACAACGATCAGCTCGAAGGGATATTTCGTCACCGCCTCGTTTCCCTCTTCGGTGATGATGTAGGTCCTCCCGAAAAACATGCCCAGTTTTCCGTCCATGGTGGCCGGATTCGGCTCGCTCATGATGACCGCGCCGGGCTGGAGGATCTGCTCGTAGTCGTGCGCCACGATCTCCTCCATCCGGATATGGGGATGGGCGGTCGCGATGTCGATTCCGTGGCAGAGGGTCGGCCTACCGGTATAGCCGTTCTCGATGATGATGTTTCCGGCCCGCCGGACATCCTCGAGCGTCTTCCCGGGCTTCAGGGCGTCCTCGATGGCGCGCGCACTCGTGAGAACGGCCTCGTCCCAGAGCTTGCGCGCCTGATCGGTGGGCTTCCCGATGCAGATGGGATTCCCGATCTGGGCCGTGTA
This genomic window contains:
- a CDS encoding DNA-binding protein; amino-acid sequence: MKVHEKKFGRIYQLVFERGDDFFGELNRFVKEKNIRAGSVFIFGALAETDMVTGFKSNEGFDIDPRAFKEKQELLGLGNISWPDAPPRVMGDVVWDEPQPYVHIHLAISGTPGKTEEVLVGHLSGGKVVGMYVDIYELV
- a CDS encoding MBL fold metallo-hydrolase; the protein is MRQLSEHLYAETAYSWANVGAAVTEAGVLLLDCPVRPTDSKDWLEKLGALSPTGIRYLIATDYHGDHTTGSAFVPEVEFIAPRYVFDEIAKGDNDFSKKIFVETLRDQGCAEEADAIAAARVPLPRICFEDALNLYLPPLTFEIRRLGGHSPACSSVYVPEEGVLFSGDIVINGPSPGMRDANAAEWLAALDWVEALPVETIVPGHGEICGMEVVRRLRDYIGGMRADMVSLLEKGMDREDAVREDVFGKYFESDDSRGAYWSQQRKDTFRAGLERLYDEVRAG
- a CDS encoding NIPSNAP family protein, with protein sequence MIHELQFRSLQNRGAAEYNEIFGAHLEKGPMAASLRGSFHCDIGDLNRVLHVWAYEDMAQWEEGQTYLQGLPAEKLVKTEVSKMVKTPPFLPAPLPGAHGGVYEVRTYAAFPGAIESSVFASWGRYLAERETLSKCVAFFYIQYEDQEEYIHFWPYRDLNHRAEVRGSYPKINWPPGTKESSRASVISQNSEIWMPASFSPMH
- a CDS encoding MFS transporter; the protein is MKADAPPQKKPEDREGIQKVPFAALVFAHAVNDMSSGFFAPLAPLVAAKLGLSLTMIGTIMAIRSVFNSVPQPLFGWLIDRYPGRWWLLSTPLVVGFFRSGFGLATGFWGLTGMLSVAAFGGACFHPAAAARARELSGTRRGLVMATYVAAGRIGQSAGPIIALALVSWFGLEGLVAATGFYGLSMAALYYFPPRPQEREEAPRAAAGSGGSREGWGAMAFLYGISILRNTVTINLYAFLPLYFAARGESLWTGGTALTFILVSGGAGSVAGGWLSDLMGRKKVIVLSALASFPLLLAFLQAGGIGKLLLILPLGLVLHASMGVSVAYAQELLPGRPALAASLLQGGNWFVSGLTLTATGALGDYFGLQAALHVLLILLFAEFFLALLLPGTGRRIVSEGV
- a CDS encoding M24 family metallopeptidase, with the translated sequence YTAQIGNPICIGKPTDQARKLWDEAVLTSARAIEDALKPGKTLEDVRRAGNIIIENGYTGRPTLCHGIDIATAHPHIRMEEIVAHDYEQILQPGAVIMSEPNPATMDGKLGMFFGRTYIITEEGNEAVTKYPFELIVV